The nucleotide sequence AGCACCGGCTTACGGGACTCACGGATGAGCCGGGCGGCCTCGCGGATCTGTTTGCCGTGCGGCCGGGTCGTCGGCCGGTAGCCGGGCAGTGCCAGCTCCGGGGGCCAGGAGAACGTGGTCTGCTCCTGCAGCACGTCCTTCGGGATGTCCACCAGGACCGGACCGGGCCGGCCGGTGGACGCCAGGTGGAAGGCCTCGGCGATCGCGCGCGGGATCTCCGTCGCGTCGGTCACCAGCATGTTGTGCTTGGTCACCGGCAGGGTGATGCCGGTGATGTCGGCCTCCTGGAAGGCGTCGGTGCCGATCAGCGGCCGGGTCTGCTGACCCGTGATCGCCACCAGCGGCACCGAGTCCATGTGGGCGTCCGCGATCGGGGTGACCAGGTTCGTGGCCCCCGGACCGGACGTCGCCATGCAGACCCCGACCTTGCCGGTGGCCTGCGCGTAGCCGGTCGCGGCGTGCCCGGCACCCTGCTCGTGCCGGACCAGGATGTGGCGCACCCGCGTCGAGTCGAGCAACGGATCGTAGGCCGGGAGGATCGTCCCGCCCGGAAGACCGAAGACCACCTCGCAGCCGATCTCCTCGAGCGACCGCACCAGGGACTTGGCGCCGGTCATGGGCTCGTCGACGATCCGCGGGCCGGGCACCGTGGTGTCCGGGGTCCCCGAGCCGTAGCTGCGGGATGTCGGCTCGGTGCGCGGCACGGTGGACCGGCCCGGCGGCGGGCCCGGCTTCGGGCCGGACGCGCCGGACTTGGAGTGGGCGGTGGTCATCTGGGTCTGCCTCGCTGGAGATCGTTGTCGATCAGATGCCGGACATGAAAAAACCCCCGCAGCCCGGAGGTCCGGGCTCCTGCGAGGGTGAGCGCGTCGTCGTGCCGTTCGAAGGAGTCGAACTCAGGCGGCGACGCGCCCGGGAAGTACGAGAATTCGAACGGCGAACATGACTCGACGCTAGCACGTGTCCCACGAGCGGCGTCAAACGGCCCCGTCCGAGCGGGGCCCCGGGCCGTCCGTCCAGCGGTGTCACACTGGGGCCGTGAGCAGCACCGACGACCGCGAGGCCGCCGAGACCACCTCGGCGCAGGAGCCGACCCGCGCGGCGGAGCCCGTCCAGCAGGTGGACGTCGGCGTCGCCTACACCCCCCGGGTCCGCGACGAGGGCCGCCAGGTCCGGGAGGGAACGCGCACGCTGGTGTTCAAGCCGTCCCGGCTGACCATCGTGGTGGCGCTGTTCGCCACGGTCGGCGGGCTGCCGCTGTTCTTCAGCGTGCCGTACTTCTGGCTGTTCCTGCTGGTCCCGATCGCGGTCACGGCGTGGGTGCTGCGGGTCCGCACGACGGTGGACCCGTCGACGGTGGCCGTGCGGACCGTCACCGGCTCGCGGACGGTCGCCTGGGACGACGTGCGCGGGCTGCGCCTGGGCAAGCGGTCGTCGGTCAGCGCGGTGCTGTCCGACGACGACGAGCTGGCCCTGCCCGCGGTGCACGTGCGCGACCTGCCCGCGTTGTCGACGGCCTCGGGCGGGCGGTTCGCCGACCCGGTCGGCGAGAGCTGAGGGCGGTTCCGGCAGCTCGGGGCGCTCCGCACGCGATCGCCCGGGCGGCGGAGGCTCTCCCCGGCCCGCCCGCGCGCCCGCCCCTGCGCGTACCGTTGGGGTGAACGGCACGTACGGACCCTCGGGCGTCGATCCGCCCCGCCCGCTCGCGCCGCCCCGGGCCGGGTGCGCGCCCCACCACCTCAGACGCGCGCGCCCACCCGGCCGCCCGCACCATCCAGAACACGTCTGGAGATCCACGACATGCCCGCCCTGCGCTCCCGCGTCACCACCCACGGCCGCAACGCCGCCGGAGCGCGCTCGCTCTGGCGCGCCACCGGCATGGGCGACGACGACTTCGGCAAGCCGATCGTCGCGATCGCCAACTCCTACACCCAGTTCGTGCCCGGTCACGTGCACCTCAAGGACATGGGCGACCTGGTCGCGAGCGCGATCACCGAGGCGGGCGGGGTCTCCAAGGAGTTCAACACGATCGCCGTCGACGACGGCATCGCCATGGGCCACGGCGGGATGCTCTACTCGCTGCCCAGCCGCGAGATCATCGCCGACGCGGTCGAGTACATGGTCAACGGCCACGCGGCCGACGCACTGGTCTGCATCTCGAACTGCGACAAGATCACCCCGGGGATGCTGAACGCCGCGATGCGGCTCAACATCCCGACGGTCTTCGTCTCCGGTGGTCCGATGGAGGCCGGCAAGGCCGTCGTCGTCGGCGGAGTCGCGCAGGCACCGACCGACCTGATCACCGCGATCGCCGCGTCGGCGTCGTCCGAGGTCGACGAGGCCGGGCTGGCCGAGGTCGAGCGCTCGGCCTGCCCGACCTGCGGGTCGTGCTCGGGCATGTTCACCGCGAACTCGATGAACTGCCTGACCGAGGCGCTCGGGCTGTCGCTGCCGGGCAACGGATCCACCCTCGCCACGCACGCCGCGCGCCGCGAGCTGTTCCTGAACGCCGGGCGCACCGTGATGGACCTGGCCACCCGCTGGTACCGCGACGACGACGCGTCGGCACTACCGCGCAACATCGCGACCCGCGAGGCGTTCGAGAACGCGATGGCGCTCGATGTCGCGATGGGCGGTTCGACGAACACCGTCCTGCACATCCTGGCCGCCGCCCAGGAGGGCGAGATCGACTTCGATCTCGAGGCCATCGACGCGGTCTCGCGGCGGGTGCCCTGCCTGAGCAAGGTCGCCCCGAACTCGGATTACCACATGGAGGACGTGCACCGGGCCGGTGGCATCCCGGCCCTGCTGGGCGAGCTGTGGCGGGCCGGGCTGCTCAACACCGGCGTGCACACCGTGCACTCCCCCACGATGGAGCAGTGGCTCACCGAGTGGGACATCCGGTCGTCCGCACCGTCGGAGACGGCGGTCGAGCTGTACCACGCGGCGCCGGGCGGGGTCCGGACCACGCAGGCGTTCTCCACCGAGAACCGCTGGTCCTCGCTGGACACCGATGCCGCAGGCGGCTGCATCAGGGACCTCGAGCACGCCTACTCCGCAGACGGCGGACTCGCGGTGCTGCGCGGCAACCTGGCGCTCGACGGAGCGGTGATCAAGACCGCCGGGATCCCGGAGGACATCTGGCAGTTCGAGGGCCCGGCCGTGGTCCTGGAGAGCCAGGAGGACGCCGTCTCGGCGATCCTGCGCAAGGACATCAAGCCCGGTGACGTGCTGGTGATCCGCTACGAGGGCCCGTCCGGCGGGCCGGGGATGCAGGAGATGCTGCACCCCACCGCGTTCCTCAAGGGCGCCGGCCTGGGCAAGACCTGCGCACTGATCACCGACGGCCGGTTCTCCGGCGGCTCGTCCGGCATCTCGGTCGGGCACATCTCCCCCGAGGCCGCCGCCGGCGGGACGATCGGGCTGGTGGAGAACGGCGACCGGGTCCGGCTCGACGTGCGGGCCCGTTCGCTGGAGCTGCTGGTCGACGCCGAGGTGCTCGCCGACCGGCGGGCCAAGATGGAGGCCTCCGAGCGGCCCTGGCAGCCGAAGGACCGGCAGCGCACGGTGTCGAAGGCGCTGCGCGCCTACGCCCACATGGCGACCAGCGCCGACACCGGCGCCGTCCGCCGGATCCCCTGAGCCCGGGATGAGCACCGGTACCCGCTCGCTCGGGTCGCTCACGGTCTCCGCGCAGGGCCTCGGCTGCATGGGCATGAGTCAGAGCTACGGCGCCGGTGACGACGCCGAGTCGATCGCGACGATCCACCGTGCGCTCGAACTCGGCGTCACCCTGCTCGACACCGCGAACGTCTACGGCGACGGCGCCAACGAGGAGCTCGTCGGACGGGCGATCGCGGACCGCCGGGACCGGGTGGTGCTGGCGACGAAGTTCGGGATCGTCCGCGACGCCGCCGGCAACCAGGGCGCGCAGGGTGACCGGGCGTACGTGCACAGCTGCATCGACGAGTCGCTGCGCCGCCTCGGCGTCGATCACGTGGATCTCTACTACCAGCACCGGATCGACCCGGACGTCCCGGTCGAGGAGACCGTGGGCGCACTCGTCGAGCTGATCGACGCGGGAAAGATCCGGCACTACGGATTGTCCGAGTGCAGCGCGGAGACCCTGCGCCGCGCGCACGCCGTGCACCCACCGGTCGCGGTGCAGTCCGAGTGGTCGCTGTGGACCCGTGGCATCGAGGACGCGGTCGCCCCGGCGTGCGCGGAGCTGGGTGTGGGGATCGTGCCGTTCTCCCCGCTCGGGCGCGGGTTCCTGACCGGCGCGATCACCTCGGCCGGGCAGCTCGGCGAGGGTGACATGCGGCGCGGGATTCCGCGGTTCTCCGAGGAGAACCTGGCCGCGAACCTCGCGATCGTCGACGCGCTGCGGGCGATCGCCGAGCGCCGCGGGATCACGGCCGGACAGCTCGCGCTGGCCTGGGTGCAGGCCCGTGGCGAGCACGTCGTCCCGATCCCGGGCACCAAGCGGCGCCGCTACCTGGAGGAGAACGTCGCCGCCGCGTTGCTGGAGCTCACCGCCGACGAGCTCGCGGAGATCGAGGCCGCCGCACCGGCTGCCGCGGTGGCCGGCGAGCGTTATCCGGCGCACCTGCAGCGCACCGTGGGGCGCTGACCCGGGCGATCACGGGAGCCGTCGCCCACCCAGCGCGTCGTCGAGTTCGGCGAGTGCCGCGACGACCACCCGGACCATCGAGGTGACCCGCTCGGGGCCCTGGTGGTCGGCGGCGAACGGCAGGTACTGCACGTGCGCCGCGATCCGCGCCCAGGCCGTTTCGACGGCGATCATCGCCGGCGGGTCGGCCGCGCCGAGCGCCTCGTGCAGGGTGTCCCGGTAGCGCTGCGGGACGGGATCGGACGGGGCGTCCGCCGGGCCGTCGGGCGGTGGCGCGGCGAGTATCACGGTGTCCAGCGAACCGGGTGCGACGCGGGCGTTCCCCCAGTCCAGCAGCACCGCGCCGGCCGGTCCGGCGTGCACGTTCCCGCGGTGCGCGTCGCCGTGGCAGAGCGTCCGGGGCAACGCGGCGAGTGCGGTGCCGATCCGGTCGTCGGTCGCCCAGGTGCGGACGACGGCATCGGCATCCAGGTATGCCTGTCGCGCGTCCGGGTCCCGGGCGGCGGCGGCCTGCAGGCCGACCGATGCCAGTGCACACAGCCGGCCCCACCAGGTCGGGTCGACGACCGGGACACCGCGCGGACGGTTGCGCCGCCAGTGCGCGTGCACCAGTGCCAGGGTGCGCCAGGCGTCGTCCGGAACGGGGGTGCCGGGCGGCAGCGGATCGCCGGGCTCGTGGGCCAGCACGATCCAGCCGTCGCCGGGGACCAGCATCCGGGGCACCCGCACCGGGCCGTTGACCACCGCGACCGCGCGCAGCGCCGCGATCTCCTCGGCACCCGCGGCCTTCAGCACCACCGACGAGCCGTCGTCCAGGTCGATCCGTTCGACGGCCGCGGAGGCGTAGCCGCCGGCCAGCGGCTCCCGGCCGACTACCCGCGGAGCACGCCGCAGCCGCTTCGCGAGCGGGCCCAGCCAGACGTCGTCGGGCGGCGCCGTCATCGACGCAGCACGAACAGGACCAGCAGCGCGACCCCCACCCCGACGATCAGCGACAGCACCGACCACGGCAGCGGGCGACGCTGGTAGGTGCGGCCGGCGTCGATCGCGATCCGGCCGGCGCCCGCGAACAGCAGCGCCGCGGCGCCCCCACCGAGCAGCAGGTGCAGCTCGAGGGAGTTCGGGCCGTCCGCGGCGAACAGCGGCACCATCGGGCCGTCCGGCCCGAGCGAGAGCACGATCGCGACGATCTTGGTGGCGAGCAGCCCGGCCGCGGCGAACGGGGTCAGCAGGCCGAGCACCAGCAGCACCCCGAGCAGCAGCTGACCGACCCCGAGCACCCAGGCCAGCGGCAGCGCGAACGCGGTGAACCCGAGCTCGGACAGCGCATCGGCGGTGCCGGCCGGGCCGAGCCCGCCGAGCAGGCCGGCCGTCTTCTGCGCCCCGTGCGCGGCGAAGATCACGCCGACCACGACGCGCAGGATCAACAGCCCGATGTCGGAGGAGACGTGCGCCGGTACCGGCAACCGTTCCGGCCGTGTCCGCTCCGGCGGTTCGTCACCGGAGACACTGCCCCAGTCGTACTGCTGCGTGGGCCCGCTCATGCCACCGACCCTACCGGCGGGGGTGTCGCCCACCTGCGGGTTTCCCCCGGCGCGTCCCCTGACTAATAGGCCCCGGTGACCAGGTTCGGGGGCTCGTCGCCGGCGGCGAACGCCGCCAGCTGCTCGGCCGCAACACCGTAGGCGCGGCGCATGGCGAGCGGGACACTGCCACCGACGTGCGGGGTGAGCAGCAGGCCCGGCGCGGAGAACAGCGGATGCCCCTCCGGGAGCGGCTCCGGGTCGGTGACGTCGACGGCGGCCCGCAGCCGGCCGGAGGTCAGCTCGGCGAGCAACGCGTCGGTGTCGCACACCGGGCCACGGGCGCCGTTGACCAGCAGCGCGCCGTCCGGCATCGCGGCGAGGAACTCGGCGTTCACCATGCCGCGGGTCTCGTCGGTGAGCGGGACGATCAGCACGGTGGCGTCGTGGCGGGGCAGCAGCTGCGGAAGTTCGTCCCAGCCGTGCACGCCGTCCCGGGCGCTACGGCCGACCAGGGTGATCTCGACGTCGAACGGCTCCAGCCGGGCCTTGGTCTTCGCGCCGACGTCGCCCGCGCCGATGATCAGGATCTTCTTCCCGGCCAGCTCCTCGGTCCGGTGGTAGTCCCACACGCCGCGGTCCTGGGCGCGCACGAACCGGTCGAGGTGCCGGTAGACGGCCAGCAGCACCGACACCACCCACTCGGCGGTGGCGCCGCCGTGCGCGCCGCGGCCGTCGGACAGTGCGACGCCGTCGGGCAGCTTCCCGATCCAGGCCTCGGCGCCCGCGGTGAGCAGCTGGACGATCTCCAGCTTCGGCATCCCATCGGTCAGCGCGATCGCGTCGGAGGTCGCGAGGAACGGCGGCACGAGGGCACGGGCGGTGGCCGCCTCGTCGGGTAGCGGCTTCTCCGGGTCGTAGAGGACCGGGCGCAGACCGTCCACCTCGGACAGGATCTCGACTCCTTCGGTCTGCGGCACCAGAACGGTCACGGGGGTCATACCTCCGGACCGTACTCACCCGGCACTCACCTCGTCCCGCCTACCGTGGGCCCCCGTGAACGTCCGCCTGCTGCTGACCCTCGCGGCACTGCTCGTGCTCGTGACCGGTTGCGCGACGTTCCCCGACGAGGGCCCGCGGGACTGGCGGCCGCAGGCCGAGGGCGAGGGCGAACTCGGCGGGCCGCCGCAGATCGCGCCGCCCGAGCCGCCGCCCTCGACCCGTCCGGCACCCGGCCCGCAGCAACAGCAGCAGCCGCCACCGGCAGGCCCCTGCGAGGACCCGGACCCGCAGGTGGTCGCGGCCTGCCTGGGGCCGGTCGGCGCGGTCGCCGTGCTGCCCCCCGGCGACCAGGCACTCGTCGCCGAGCGCCGCACCGGCCGGGTGCTGCAGGTCAGGCGGGGTGCCGACCCGGTCGAGATCGCACGGGTGCCGGTCGACCCGGCCACCGGGATCAACGGACTGGTGCTCTCGCCCGGATACGCCGAGGACCGGCTGGTCTACGTACTCGCCGGGACGCCCGAGGGCGGCCAGGTGCTGCGGATCGCACCCGGAGAGCCGCCGAAGCCGGTGCTGACCGGGCTGCCGAACTCGGCGGGCGGGGGGCTCGCCGTCGACGACGCCCATCTCGTCGTCGCCACCGGCGCGGGCGAGGGCCCGCTCGCCGGTGCGGTGCTGCGGATCGACACGCTCGGCAGGCCCGCGCCGGGGAATCCCGATCCGGCGTCACCGGTGCTGGCCCGTGGCCTCACCGACCCGGGCGGGGTCTGCATCGATCCGGCGGCGGACACGACCTGGGTGACCGACCGGGCTCCCACCCGGGACGTCCTCTACCGGGTCGGAGCGGGGACGCTCGGGGCGCCCGCCTGGACGTGGCCGGAGCGCCCCGGCGTCGCGGGCTGCACGGTGCTGCCGGGCACGCTGGTGGTCGCCCAGTCCGGCGCCGAGGCGCTGTACCTGCTCACCCCGGGCCGCGACGGCGCCTTCACCGGCGACCCGAAACCCGTCCTGGAGGAGATCTACGGGGCGGTCGGCGAGGTGACCCGCGCCCCTGACGGCCTGCTCTGGCTCGGCACCGTCAACCGCGATGGCACGGCCCCGGGCCGCACCGACGACCGCGTCGTGCGCATCCAGCCGCCCACCGGGGGCGGCGAGTCCGCCATCTGAGGGTTCGCACCCCGAGGCCCCGGTTCGCACCTGCTGCAGCGGGCGCGAACCGGGGCGCCGGGGTGCGAACCCTCCCCCGAGCCGGCCCCCGGGCGCAAGCCGGGGCGCCGGGGCGCGAGCCGGGCGTCGGGATGCGAGCCGGGGCCCGGGATGCGAACCAAGCGCCGGCGCGCGAGCCGGGCGCCCGGGCGCGAAGCAGGCGCCGAGGGGTACCTCAGCGCTCCCCGGCGAAGATCGAACAGCTCTGCTGTGACCCTCGTGCCCCGGTCGGGTCAGGCCCCGACGCGCTCGATGATCAGCTCCCGCACGCGCTTGGCGTCGGCCTGACCCTTCGTCGCCTTCATCACCGCACCGACGATCGCACCCGCCGCCGCCACCTTGCCGCCGCGGATCTTCTCCGCGACGTCGGGCTGCTCGGCCAGCGCCGCGTCGACGGCAGCGATCAGCTCGCCCTCGTCGGACACGACCTTCAGGCCGCGGGCGGCGACGACCGCATCCGGGTCGCCCTCGCCGGCCAGCACGCCGTCGACCACCTGACGGGCGAGCTTGTTGGTCAGCTCGCCGGACGCGACCAGCACGACCACCCGGGCGACCTGCTCCGGAGTGATCGACAGCTCGCCGAGCTCGACGGAGCGGGTGTTCGCCTGCTGCGCGAGGTAGGAGACCCACCACGAGCGGGCCTCCTGGGACGACGCGCCCGCGGCGACGGTCGCCTCGACCAGCTCGAGCGCGTCGGCGTTGACCAGGTCGCGGATCTCCTCGTCGGAGATGCCCCACTCGTCCTGGATCCGGCGGCGCCGCTCCCAGGGCAGCTCGGGCAAGGTGCCGCGCAGCTCCTCGACCCACTCGGCGCTCGGCGCGATCGGGACCAGATCGGGCTCCGGGAAGTACCGGTAGTCCTCGGAGGTCTCCTTGCGCCGCCCTGCGCGGGTGTGCCCGGTCGCCTCGTCGAAGTGCCGGGTCTCCTGGACGATCTCCTCGCCCGCGTCGAGCACACCGGCCTGCCGGCCCATCTCGTGCCGGACCGCACGCTCGACCGACCGCAACGAGTTGACGTTTTTGGTCTCGGTGCGGGTGCCCAGCGGG is from Pseudonocardia autotrophica and encodes:
- a CDS encoding DoxX family protein, with the translated sequence MSGPTQQYDWGSVSGDEPPERTRPERLPVPAHVSSDIGLLILRVVVGVIFAAHGAQKTAGLLGGLGPAGTADALSELGFTAFALPLAWVLGVGQLLLGVLLVLGLLTPFAAAGLLATKIVAIVLSLGPDGPMVPLFAADGPNSLELHLLLGGGAAALLFAGAGRIAIDAGRTYQRRPLPWSVLSLIVGVGVALLVLFVLRR
- the gatB gene encoding Asp-tRNA(Asn)/Glu-tRNA(Gln) amidotransferase subunit GatB; translation: MTTSIELVDFDDVVARFDPVLGIEVHVELSTNTKMFCGCPTEFGAEPNTQVCPVCLGLPGALPVVNRAAVESAIRIGLALNCSIAPWGRFARKNYFYPDMPKNFQTSQYDEPIAVDGFLDLTLDDGEVVRIGIERAHMEEDTGKSLHVGGSDGRIHGADHSLLDYNRAGVPLIEIVTKMIPDTGARAPEVARAYVTALRDLIKSLGVSDVRMDQGSMRADVNLSLSPKGGPLGTRTETKNVNSLRSVERAVRHEMGRQAGVLDAGEEIVQETRHFDEATGHTRAGRRKETSEDYRYFPEPDLVPIAPSAEWVEELRGTLPELPWERRRRIQDEWGISDEEIRDLVNADALELVEATVAAGASSQEARSWWVSYLAQQANTRSVELGELSITPEQVARVVVLVASGELTNKLARQVVDGVLAGEGDPDAVVAARGLKVVSDEGELIAAVDAALAEQPDVAEKIRGGKVAAAGAIVGAVMKATKGQADAKRVRELIIERVGA
- a CDS encoding PH domain-containing protein, which produces MSSTDDREAAETTSAQEPTRAAEPVQQVDVGVAYTPRVRDEGRQVREGTRTLVFKPSRLTIVVALFATVGGLPLFFSVPYFWLFLLVPIAVTAWVLRVRTTVDPSTVAVRTVTGSRTVAWDDVRGLRLGKRSSVSAVLSDDDELALPAVHVRDLPALSTASGGRFADPVGES
- a CDS encoding 2-hydroxyacid dehydrogenase; translation: MTPVTVLVPQTEGVEILSEVDGLRPVLYDPEKPLPDEAATARALVPPFLATSDAIALTDGMPKLEIVQLLTAGAEAWIGKLPDGVALSDGRGAHGGATAEWVVSVLLAVYRHLDRFVRAQDRGVWDYHRTEELAGKKILIIGAGDVGAKTKARLEPFDVEITLVGRSARDGVHGWDELPQLLPRHDATVLIVPLTDETRGMVNAEFLAAMPDGALLVNGARGPVCDTDALLAELTSGRLRAAVDVTDPEPLPEGHPLFSAPGLLLTPHVGGSVPLAMRRAYGVAAEQLAAFAAGDEPPNLVTGAY
- a CDS encoding PQQ-dependent sugar dehydrogenase; translation: MNVRLLLTLAALLVLVTGCATFPDEGPRDWRPQAEGEGELGGPPQIAPPEPPPSTRPAPGPQQQQQPPPAGPCEDPDPQVVAACLGPVGAVAVLPPGDQALVAERRTGRVLQVRRGADPVEIARVPVDPATGINGLVLSPGYAEDRLVYVLAGTPEGGQVLRIAPGEPPKPVLTGLPNSAGGGLAVDDAHLVVATGAGEGPLAGAVLRIDTLGRPAPGNPDPASPVLARGLTDPGGVCIDPAADTTWVTDRAPTRDVLYRVGAGTLGAPAWTWPERPGVAGCTVLPGTLVVAQSGAEALYLLTPGRDGAFTGDPKPVLEEIYGAVGEVTRAPDGLLWLGTVNRDGTAPGRTDDRVVRIQPPTGGGESAI
- the ilvD gene encoding dihydroxy-acid dehydratase; the protein is MPALRSRVTTHGRNAAGARSLWRATGMGDDDFGKPIVAIANSYTQFVPGHVHLKDMGDLVASAITEAGGVSKEFNTIAVDDGIAMGHGGMLYSLPSREIIADAVEYMVNGHAADALVCISNCDKITPGMLNAAMRLNIPTVFVSGGPMEAGKAVVVGGVAQAPTDLITAIAASASSEVDEAGLAEVERSACPTCGSCSGMFTANSMNCLTEALGLSLPGNGSTLATHAARRELFLNAGRTVMDLATRWYRDDDASALPRNIATREAFENAMALDVAMGGSTNTVLHILAAAQEGEIDFDLEAIDAVSRRVPCLSKVAPNSDYHMEDVHRAGGIPALLGELWRAGLLNTGVHTVHSPTMEQWLTEWDIRSSAPSETAVELYHAAPGGVRTTQAFSTENRWSSLDTDAAGGCIRDLEHAYSADGGLAVLRGNLALDGAVIKTAGIPEDIWQFEGPAVVLESQEDAVSAILRKDIKPGDVLVIRYEGPSGGPGMQEMLHPTAFLKGAGLGKTCALITDGRFSGGSSGISVGHISPEAAAGGTIGLVENGDRVRLDVRARSLELLVDAEVLADRRAKMEASERPWQPKDRQRTVSKALRAYAHMATSADTGAVRRIP
- a CDS encoding aldo/keto reductase produces the protein MSTGTRSLGSLTVSAQGLGCMGMSQSYGAGDDAESIATIHRALELGVTLLDTANVYGDGANEELVGRAIADRRDRVVLATKFGIVRDAAGNQGAQGDRAYVHSCIDESLRRLGVDHVDLYYQHRIDPDVPVEETVGALVELIDAGKIRHYGLSECSAETLRRAHAVHPPVAVQSEWSLWTRGIEDAVAPACAELGVGIVPFSPLGRGFLTGAITSAGQLGEGDMRRGIPRFSEENLAANLAIVDALRAIAERRGITAGQLALAWVQARGEHVVPIPGTKRRRYLEENVAAALLELTADELAEIEAAAPAAAVAGERYPAHLQRTVGR
- a CDS encoding phosphotransferase, with the protein product MTAPPDDVWLGPLAKRLRRAPRVVGREPLAGGYASAAVERIDLDDGSSVVLKAAGAEEIAALRAVAVVNGPVRVPRMLVPGDGWIVLAHEPGDPLPPGTPVPDDAWRTLALVHAHWRRNRPRGVPVVDPTWWGRLCALASVGLQAAAARDPDARQAYLDADAVVRTWATDDRIGTALAALPRTLCHGDAHRGNVHAGPAGAVLLDWGNARVAPGSLDTVILAAPPPDGPADAPSDPVPQRYRDTLHEALGAADPPAMIAVETAWARIAAHVQYLPFAADHQGPERVTSMVRVVVAALAELDDALGGRRLP